One region of Streptomyces davaonensis JCM 4913 genomic DNA includes:
- a CDS encoding ornithine cyclodeaminase family protein — MTDDVLFLSGDQVTRLLSWDAAIASQRAAFVALGSSAADLPGKIMHPSRFDDSVMFAYLSRLSADTGPVAKIGSVNPGNAAAGLPTVHAVVTALDPVTGRLAAVLDGTALTTLRTAAGSAVAVDALAGPDSADLAVLGSGTQALAHVRALTRVRDLKSVRLWSPTERNRTRAAETLTAELGIRVDPVGSAEEAVRDASIVAACTLSTTPVVHGAWLAPGCTVVSVGSFEPTRHEVDAEVVRRSAAVVVDDPETAAHHAGPLVAARLAPEDLIPLGGVLTGARTARTGPEDIVYYNSVGLGIQDAAAAWAVIDAAREPGR; from the coding sequence ATGACCGACGACGTCCTCTTCCTCTCCGGCGACCAGGTGACCCGGCTGCTGTCCTGGGACGCGGCCATCGCCTCGCAGCGGGCCGCTTTCGTCGCGCTCGGCTCCTCGGCCGCCGATCTGCCCGGGAAGATCATGCACCCGAGCCGCTTCGACGACAGCGTGATGTTCGCCTACCTCTCCCGGCTGTCCGCGGACACCGGGCCGGTCGCGAAGATCGGCAGTGTCAACCCGGGCAACGCGGCCGCCGGGCTGCCCACCGTGCACGCGGTGGTCACCGCGCTCGACCCGGTGACGGGGCGCCTCGCCGCGGTCCTGGACGGCACCGCGCTCACCACCCTGCGCACGGCAGCGGGCAGCGCCGTCGCGGTCGACGCGCTGGCCGGCCCCGACAGCGCGGACCTCGCCGTCCTCGGCTCCGGCACTCAGGCCCTCGCCCACGTCCGCGCCCTCACCCGGGTGCGGGACCTGAAGTCGGTACGGCTGTGGAGTCCGACCGAGCGCAACCGGACCCGAGCCGCCGAGACCCTGACGGCCGAACTGGGGATTCGCGTCGACCCGGTCGGCAGCGCCGAGGAGGCCGTGCGCGACGCCTCGATCGTCGCCGCCTGCACCCTCAGCACCACCCCGGTGGTCCACGGCGCGTGGCTGGCGCCGGGCTGCACGGTGGTCAGCGTCGGCTCCTTCGAACCGACCCGCCACGAGGTCGACGCCGAGGTCGTACGGCGGTCGGCGGCCGTGGTCGTGGACGACCCGGAGACCGCCGCCCACCATGCCGGGCCCCTCGTGGCTGCCCGGCTGGCACCGGAGGATCTGATCCCCCTCGGCGGCGTGCTCACCGGTGCCCGCACCGCCCGTACCGGGCCCGAGGACATCGTCTACTACAACAGCGTCGGCCTCGGCATCCAGGACGCCGCCGCGGCCTGGGCCGTGATCGACGCGGCGCGGGAGCCGGGCCGGTGA
- a CDS encoding creatininase family protein, with amino-acid sequence MSGSGKRSASGLVPADTTEDVRTRGAGVSRQVAVLPVGSFEQHGPFLPLATDTLVACAVARAIAEAYPVHLLPPVTISCSHEHAAWPGTVSISSVTLHAVIRDIADSLRRSGVEALVVVNGHGGNYVLGNVVQESSARGERMALFPAAEDWETARERAGVTTSLLTDMHAGEIETSILLHTHPEMLRPGYETSDFVADDRRHLLSLGMSAYTDSGVIGRPSLGSAEKGKELLSSLSDSFAAYLSVLGAE; translated from the coding sequence ATGAGTGGTTCGGGGAAGCGGTCGGCATCCGGGCTGGTGCCGGCGGACACCACGGAGGACGTACGGACGCGCGGGGCGGGCGTCTCACGGCAGGTCGCCGTCCTTCCCGTCGGCAGCTTCGAACAGCACGGCCCCTTTCTGCCGCTGGCCACGGACACGCTGGTCGCCTGTGCGGTCGCCCGGGCGATCGCCGAGGCGTACCCGGTGCACCTCCTTCCGCCGGTGACGATCTCCTGCTCGCACGAGCACGCGGCCTGGCCGGGGACCGTCAGCATCTCCTCGGTGACCCTTCACGCGGTGATACGGGACATAGCGGATTCGCTCCGCCGCTCGGGTGTGGAAGCGTTGGTGGTGGTCAACGGCCACGGCGGAAACTACGTACTGGGCAATGTCGTTCAGGAGTCCTCCGCGCGAGGTGAGCGGATGGCGCTGTTCCCGGCCGCGGAGGACTGGGAGACGGCGCGGGAGCGAGCCGGGGTGACCACTTCCCTGCTGACCGACATGCACGCGGGGGAAATAGAGACCTCCATCCTTCTGCATACGCATCCGGAAATGCTGCGGCCCGGATACGAGACCTCTGATTTCGTCGCGGACGACCGGCGTCATCTGCTCTCCCTCGGTATGTCCGCCTATACCGATTCGGGTGTCATCGGCCGTCCTTCCCTGGGGTCGGCGGAAAAGGGGAAGGAACTGCTGTCGAGCCTGTCGGATTCCTTCGCCGCGTATTTGTCGGTGCTGGGCGCAGAGTAG
- a CDS encoding saccharopine dehydrogenase family protein, translating to MTDLVPASGTVHWVGAGLSTGSGLARLCETAGRVRLWHRTEERAAAALAERGLIGRAEPRAYTLPALTAELAPGDVVVSMLPAPEHAPLLAACVARRAHFACSSYVSDAVLEQVPAAAGAGLVVLTEAGLDPGIDHLFAHSLVARAREAIGDGTAASYRLTSYCGGVPAEPNDFRYRFSWAPGGVLGALRSPARYIEDGVETTAVRPWEATRRHTVEGEAFEVYPNRDSLPFVAQYGLPPEWKPRTFVRGTLRLEGWLRAWEAVFDELKRGDDQRIAALARELAARYPTTDADRDRVVLAVSLDVQGTDGQTWTGGYLLDLVGDEEESAMARCVSRPLALGVGHILDCTLPPGLSRAAETAARSAEWLRELALDGVEFTLRVSR from the coding sequence GTGACTGACCTGGTTCCCGCGAGCGGCACCGTCCACTGGGTCGGCGCCGGGCTGTCCACCGGCAGCGGCCTGGCCCGGCTGTGCGAGACGGCCGGACGGGTACGGCTGTGGCACCGCACCGAGGAACGCGCCGCCGCGGCACTTGCCGAGCGGGGCCTGATCGGACGCGCCGAGCCCCGCGCGTACACGCTTCCCGCGCTGACGGCCGAACTCGCCCCCGGCGACGTCGTCGTGTCGATGCTGCCCGCGCCCGAGCACGCCCCTCTGCTGGCCGCCTGTGTGGCCCGGCGGGCCCATTTCGCCTGCTCCAGCTATGTGTCGGACGCCGTGCTCGAACAGGTGCCCGCGGCGGCCGGGGCCGGTCTGGTCGTCCTCACCGAGGCGGGCCTCGACCCGGGCATCGACCACCTCTTCGCCCACTCCCTCGTCGCCCGCGCCCGCGAGGCCATCGGCGACGGTACGGCGGCCTCGTACCGTCTGACCTCGTACTGCGGAGGAGTCCCCGCCGAGCCCAACGACTTCCGGTATCGCTTCAGCTGGGCGCCCGGCGGGGTGCTGGGCGCCCTGCGCTCGCCCGCCCGTTACATCGAGGACGGAGTCGAGACCACCGCGGTCCGGCCCTGGGAGGCGACCCGGCGGCACACGGTGGAGGGGGAGGCGTTCGAGGTCTACCCCAACCGGGACAGCCTCCCCTTCGTCGCGCAGTACGGGCTGCCCCCGGAGTGGAAGCCCCGCACCTTCGTCCGCGGCACTTTGCGTCTTGAGGGCTGGCTGCGCGCCTGGGAAGCGGTGTTCGACGAGCTGAAGCGCGGCGACGACCAGCGGATCGCCGCGCTGGCACGGGAGTTGGCGGCGCGGTACCCCACGACGGACGCCGACCGGGACCGGGTGGTGCTGGCCGTCTCCCTCGATGTGCAGGGCACCGACGGGCAGACCTGGACGGGCGGCTACCTGCTCGATCTGGTCGGCGACGAGGAGGAGAGCGCGATGGCCCGCTGCGTCTCCCGGCCGCTCGCACTCGGGGTCGGCCACATCCTGGACTGCACCCTGCCGCCGGGCCTGAGCCGCGCCGCGGAGACGGCGGCACGGTCGGCCGAATGGCTGCGCGAACTGGCCCTGGACGGCGTGGAGTTCACGCTGCGGGTCAGTCGGTGA
- a CDS encoding PPOX class F420-dependent oxidoreductase, whose protein sequence is MTQDRTEEDLLHLLSAGHGGVLVTLKRDGRPQLSNVAHAYYPDERIIRVSLTDDRAKTRNLRRDPRASYHVTSADRWAYTVAEGTADLTPVAQDPHDDTVEELIRLYRDVQGEHPDWDDFRAAMVRDRRLVLRLKVDRAYGIPKR, encoded by the coding sequence ATGACTCAGGACCGGACTGAAGAGGACCTGCTCCACCTGCTCTCCGCGGGCCACGGCGGCGTGCTGGTGACCCTCAAGCGCGACGGCCGCCCCCAGCTGTCGAACGTCGCCCACGCCTACTACCCCGACGAACGGATCATCCGGGTCTCCCTCACGGACGACCGCGCCAAGACCCGCAATCTGCGCCGGGATCCGCGGGCCTCCTACCACGTGACCAGCGCCGACCGCTGGGCGTACACGGTGGCCGAGGGCACCGCCGACCTCACCCCCGTCGCGCAGGACCCGCACGACGACACCGTCGAGGAGCTGATCCGCCTCTACCGGGACGTCCAGGGCGAGCACCCCGACTGGGACGACTTCCGCGCCGCGATGGTCCGCGACCGACGACTCGTGCTGCGCCTGAAGGTGGACCGGGCGTACGGCATCCCGAAGCGATGA
- the ribA gene encoding GTP cyclohydrolase II, with protein sequence MTEKVGVLGKKSPKRTGVERIVNAPLPTVYGEFRAVGYMDHDRGDEQVALVHGDIGTENVLTRLHSECLTGDAFGSQHCECGDQLASALRAVVAEGRGVVVYLRGHEGRGIGLLAKLRAMALQAEGLDTVEANLALGLPVDARDYGAAAGILADLGVRSVRLMSNNPRKREALLKHGITVAEQVPLLIPPCESNITYLRTKRERLDHHLPHLDAVAHWS encoded by the coding sequence ATGACAGAAAAAGTTGGCGTACTCGGAAAGAAGTCTCCCAAGCGCACCGGCGTGGAACGCATTGTGAATGCCCCATTGCCCACGGTGTACGGAGAATTCCGCGCGGTCGGCTACATGGACCACGATCGCGGCGACGAGCAAGTGGCCCTGGTCCACGGTGACATCGGCACCGAGAACGTCCTGACCCGGCTGCATTCTGAGTGCCTGACCGGTGACGCCTTCGGCTCCCAGCACTGCGAATGCGGCGACCAGCTGGCCTCCGCGCTGCGCGCGGTCGTCGCCGAAGGCCGCGGTGTCGTCGTCTACTTGAGAGGGCATGAGGGCCGCGGCATCGGCCTGCTCGCCAAGCTGCGGGCGATGGCCCTCCAGGCGGAGGGCCTGGACACGGTGGAGGCCAACCTCGCCCTCGGCCTGCCCGTCGACGCCCGCGACTACGGCGCCGCCGCCGGCATCCTGGCCGACCTCGGCGTACGGTCGGTCCGGCTGATGTCGAACAACCCGCGCAAGCGGGAGGCGTTGCTGAAGCACGGCATCACGGTCGCCGAGCAGGTCCCGCTGCTCATCCCGCCGTGCGAGAGCAACATCACCTATCTGCGCACCAAGCGCGAGCGCCTCGACCACCATCTGCCCCATCTGGACGCCGTGGCCCACTGGTCCTGA
- a CDS encoding NAD(P)/FAD-dependent oxidoreductase produces the protein MRAEVVIVGGGVMGASIACHLARAGVRDVVLVERDELASGSTSKAAGGVRAQFSDELNIRLGARSLAAFDRFEADTGQDIGLHKVGYLFLLSTPEEVATFEAGVRLQNSLGVPSRMLDPAEARELSPLIVTDGLLAAAYSPDDGHCTPESVVQGYAATARRHGATVLRHTEVTGIDLRGDTITGVRTTKGPIATGTVICAAGAWSRAVGAMAGVELPVEPLRRQIAVTEPVPGLPPDLPMTIDFTTSLYFHAEGPGLLLGMSDPDERPGFDTGTHDRWIPRLYRAMEHRAPALLDLRRTGGWAGLYELTPDHNALIGEAASVSRFLYATGFSGHGFLQGPAVGEVVRDLYLGRVPFVDVSPLGADRFAADALRPEANRV, from the coding sequence GTGAGGGCGGAGGTCGTGATCGTGGGCGGCGGGGTGATGGGTGCGAGCATCGCCTGTCACCTGGCCCGCGCGGGCGTGCGGGACGTCGTCCTCGTCGAGCGGGACGAGCTGGCGTCCGGTTCCACCTCCAAGGCGGCCGGAGGGGTGCGGGCGCAGTTCTCCGACGAGCTGAACATCCGGCTCGGCGCCCGCAGTCTGGCCGCTTTCGACCGGTTCGAGGCGGACACCGGGCAGGACATCGGACTGCACAAGGTCGGCTACCTGTTCCTCCTCTCCACCCCCGAGGAGGTCGCGACCTTCGAGGCGGGCGTTCGGCTCCAGAACTCCCTCGGTGTGCCGAGCCGGATGCTCGACCCGGCCGAGGCGCGCGAGCTCTCCCCGCTGATCGTCACCGACGGACTGCTGGCCGCCGCCTACTCTCCCGACGACGGGCACTGCACACCCGAGTCCGTCGTCCAGGGCTACGCGGCCACCGCCCGCCGCCACGGCGCGACCGTCCTGCGGCACACCGAGGTCACCGGCATCGACCTGCGCGGCGACACCATCACCGGAGTGCGGACGACCAAGGGCCCGATCGCCACCGGCACGGTGATCTGCGCGGCCGGTGCCTGGTCGCGGGCCGTCGGCGCGATGGCCGGCGTGGAGCTGCCGGTGGAACCGCTGCGCCGCCAGATCGCGGTCACCGAACCGGTCCCGGGACTCCCACCCGACCTGCCCATGACCATCGACTTCACCACCAGCCTCTACTTCCACGCAGAAGGCCCCGGCCTCCTGCTCGGCATGTCCGACCCCGACGAGCGCCCCGGCTTCGACACCGGCACCCACGACCGGTGGATCCCCCGGCTGTACCGGGCCATGGAGCACCGCGCCCCCGCCCTGCTCGACCTGCGCCGCACCGGCGGCTGGGCGGGCCTGTACGAGCTCACCCCGGACCACAACGCCCTGATCGGCGAGGCGGCTTCCGTCTCCCGTTTCCTGTACGCGACCGGCTTCTCCGGCCACGGCTTCCTTCAGGGACCGGCCGTCGGCGAGGTCGTCCGTGACCTGTACCTGGGCCGCGTACCCTTCGTGGACGTCAGCCCCCTCGGCGCCGACCGGTTCGCGGCCGACGCCCTGCGCCCGGAGGCCAATCGCGTATGA
- a CDS encoding VOC family protein, with the protein MPVNGRSHIRIARPSRDLAAAERFWGEGLGLSVVWRAEGGSGPGEHDLLMLGWPDADWHLELVHEPARPVEPRPTEEDLLVIYVDEPVPEDLVARLEAHGGKRVPSPNPYWNQWGVTVEDPDGYRLVLCERGWSNA; encoded by the coding sequence ATGCCCGTCAACGGCCGCAGTCACATCCGTATCGCCCGCCCGTCCCGCGACCTGGCCGCCGCCGAGCGCTTCTGGGGCGAGGGGCTGGGGCTGAGCGTCGTATGGCGGGCGGAGGGCGGGTCCGGACCCGGGGAGCACGATCTGCTGATGCTCGGCTGGCCCGACGCCGACTGGCATCTCGAACTCGTCCATGAGCCCGCCCGGCCGGTGGAGCCCCGGCCCACCGAGGAGGATCTCCTCGTGATCTACGTCGACGAGCCGGTGCCGGAGGACCTCGTGGCGCGGCTCGAAGCGCACGGCGGCAAGCGGGTTCCGTCGCCCAACCCGTACTGGAACCAGTGGGGCGTCACGGTCGAGGACCCCGACGGCTATCGGCTCGTTTTGTGCGAGCGGGGCTGGTCCAACGCCTGA
- a CDS encoding serine hydrolase domain-containing protein: MALLRQQVEPGEVGLDPKALDRLDQHFAHYVDEGRLPGFLVAVSRGGRVAHLTTHGLRDVAAGRPVTADTLWRIYSMTKPVTSVAALLLVEEGRLGLDDPVGRHLPAFAEPRVHVEGSGADVRTRPAAGPLLIRHLMTHTAGLTFAFYHCHPVDALYRDANLESAVLPGSTLAETVDVYAGLPLQFDPGTQWNYSVASNVLGRVIEVVSGQPLDEFLAERVFGPLGMTDAGFCVTDEQADRLAELYGETESGGVTPIPGLPLHGRPRFLSGSGGMAASAHDIHRFMELLRRRGELDGVRLLAPETVDLMTSNHLPGGADLRSFGSHPAHDEPGNDGLGFGLGVSVVIDPSRTRAPASLGTYGWSGAATTTFWIDPVRDLTVQFMTQLRPKTSHTIFPDLKRLVHEAVTD; the protein is encoded by the coding sequence ATGGCACTGCTGCGACAACAGGTCGAACCGGGCGAGGTCGGCCTGGACCCCAAGGCGCTGGACCGCCTCGACCAGCACTTCGCCCACTACGTCGACGAGGGCCGCCTGCCGGGTTTCCTGGTCGCCGTCTCCCGTGGTGGACGCGTCGCCCATCTGACCACGCACGGGCTGCGGGACGTGGCCGCCGGACGGCCCGTCACGGCCGACACGCTCTGGCGGATCTACTCCATGACCAAGCCGGTCACCTCCGTCGCCGCGCTGCTGCTGGTGGAGGAGGGCAGGCTCGGGCTCGACGACCCGGTGGGCCGCCACCTCCCGGCCTTCGCCGAACCGCGGGTCCACGTCGAGGGCTCCGGCGCCGACGTCCGCACCCGCCCGGCCGCGGGGCCGCTGCTGATCCGGCATCTGATGACCCACACCGCGGGCCTGACCTTCGCCTTCTACCACTGCCACCCGGTCGACGCCCTGTATCGCGACGCCAACCTGGAGTCCGCGGTGCTGCCGGGCTCGACCCTGGCCGAGACCGTCGACGTGTACGCGGGCCTGCCGCTCCAGTTCGACCCGGGCACGCAGTGGAACTACTCGGTCGCCAGCAATGTCCTCGGCCGGGTCATCGAGGTCGTCTCGGGGCAGCCGCTCGACGAGTTCCTCGCCGAACGCGTCTTCGGTCCGCTCGGCATGACCGACGCCGGATTCTGTGTCACGGACGAACAGGCGGACAGGCTCGCCGAGTTGTACGGCGAGACCGAGAGCGGCGGAGTAACTCCGATCCCCGGGCTGCCGCTGCACGGCCGCCCCCGGTTCCTGTCCGGCAGCGGCGGCATGGCGGCCTCCGCGCACGACATCCACCGGTTCATGGAGCTGCTGCGCCGCCGCGGCGAGCTCGACGGCGTCCGGCTGCTCGCCCCGGAGACGGTCGACCTGATGACCTCCAACCACCTCCCGGGCGGCGCCGACCTGCGCTCCTTCGGCAGCCACCCGGCCCACGACGAACCCGGCAACGACGGCCTCGGCTTCGGCCTCGGCGTCTCCGTGGTCATCGACCCGTCCCGCACCCGGGCTCCCGCGAGCCTCGGCACCTACGGCTGGAGCGGCGCGGCGACCACGACCTTCTGGATCGACCCGGTCCGCGATCTGACCGTCCAGTTCATGACGCAGCTACGGCCCAAGACCTCGCACACGATCTTCCCGGACCTCAAGCGGCTGGTGCACGAGGCCGTCACCGACTGA
- a CDS encoding MFS transporter, with protein MNPRLTLAASVAGAVIVALDGTVLTMAQPALQRDLGASHAQVQWTSTGYLVAVASLLVFGGRLGDRFGHHRLFAVGMLGFGAASAGIGLASGIGTVIGLRVAQGVFGALLQPATLGMLRTAYPPDRLRTPIAVRTAAIGVAAAAGPLVGGALVAGPGWRAVFFLNVLPALVFGVLALAVRAPHPKSLVRLDLPGALLLAATLATLVHALVALPEQAPVLLVTAVTGTLFLRHERRTTSPLLPPDVIGTPAVGAALGTLAAASAALSGTLFVATYLLQDTLGLDPLRTALHCLPLAVLMVAAAPCCAVLLRRVGARRTTLVALAVLGAGILLLSRASDTLGLCTGFGLLGAGFGTVMVAATHVVVREAAAESAGVAGGLQQTAMNVGPVLGVAAATTLMGAHGGDRLPLTVLALLAAAGMMAARALPGRFSSVDNEPGDPRDRTRVPARR; from the coding sequence ATGAACCCTCGCCTCACACTCGCCGCGAGCGTGGCCGGAGCGGTGATCGTCGCCCTGGACGGCACCGTGCTCACCATGGCGCAGCCCGCCCTCCAGCGCGATCTGGGGGCGAGTCACGCCCAGGTCCAGTGGACCAGCACCGGCTATCTGGTGGCGGTGGCAAGCCTGTTGGTGTTCGGCGGGCGGCTGGGCGACCGGTTCGGCCACCATCGGCTGTTCGCCGTCGGCATGCTCGGCTTCGGCGCCGCCTCCGCGGGCATCGGACTCGCGTCCGGGATCGGCACGGTGATCGGACTCCGGGTCGCGCAGGGCGTGTTCGGCGCGCTGCTCCAGCCGGCCACGCTCGGCATGCTGCGGACCGCCTACCCGCCGGACCGTCTGCGCACGCCGATCGCCGTACGGACGGCGGCCATCGGGGTGGCTGCCGCCGCCGGTCCGCTCGTGGGCGGGGCGCTGGTGGCCGGACCCGGCTGGCGGGCCGTGTTCTTCCTGAACGTGCTGCCCGCGCTGGTGTTCGGCGTGCTCGCCCTCGCCGTACGCGCCCCGCACCCCAAGTCCCTGGTCCGGCTCGACCTGCCCGGCGCGCTCCTGCTCGCGGCGACCCTGGCCACGCTGGTGCACGCCCTGGTCGCCCTGCCGGAGCAGGCGCCCGTGCTGCTGGTGACGGCGGTCACCGGCACCCTGTTCCTGCGCCACGAACGCCGTACGACGAGCCCTTTGCTGCCGCCGGACGTCATCGGCACACCGGCCGTCGGCGCGGCACTCGGCACGCTGGCCGCCGCCTCGGCCGCGCTGTCCGGAACCCTGTTCGTCGCCACCTACCTCCTCCAGGACACCCTCGGGCTCGACCCGCTGCGGACCGCGCTGCACTGTCTGCCGCTGGCCGTGCTGATGGTGGCCGCCGCGCCCTGTTGCGCGGTGCTGCTGCGCCGGGTCGGGGCCCGCCGGACCACCCTGGTCGCGCTCGCCGTGCTGGGCGCGGGGATCCTGCTGCTCTCGCGCGCGTCGGACACGCTGGGCCTCTGTACCGGCTTCGGGTTGCTGGGGGCCGGGTTCGGCACGGTGATGGTGGCGGCCACGCATGTCGTCGTACGGGAGGCCGCCGCCGAGTCGGCGGGTGTGGCGGGCGGGCTTCAGCAGACCGCGATGAACGTCGGGCCGGTCCTGGGCGTCGCCGCGGCGACCACCCTCATGGGAGCCCACGGGGGTGACCGGCTGCCACTGACGGTCCTAGCCCTGCTCGCCGCGGCCGGCATGATGGCGGCCCGTGCCCTGCCGGGACGTTTCTCCTCGGTCGACAACGAGCCCGGCGATCCGCGGGACCGCACACGTGTTCCTGCGCGACGATGA
- a CDS encoding saccharopine dehydrogenase translates to MTELHLWLRHEVRTTERRTPVVPADARRLVESGVTMTVEESPQRIFPVEEYEKAGCRVAKAGSWVSAPGAVVVVGLKELPDEPAELRHRHVFFGHAYKGQPGAGALLRRFAAGGGALYDVEYLVDEDGRRLAAFGFWAGYLGAALAVLQHRGRLDAPLVPTVKEELDALLRGDGDFTALVIGALGRSGRGACEAFRVAGVEPTRWDLAETRELDRPALLAHDVMVNAVLATTPIPPFLRDEDLDNPDRKLRTLCDVTCDVGSPLNVLPIYDRTTDWTDPARRLSEQPPLDLIAIDNLPSLLPRESSTDFSAALLPQLLGFGSGGAWTRCLARFEQARAEVGIEEGEFRRD, encoded by the coding sequence ATGACCGAACTCCATCTGTGGCTGCGACACGAGGTCCGCACCACGGAACGCCGCACCCCCGTCGTCCCCGCCGACGCCCGGCGGCTCGTCGAGAGCGGGGTGACGATGACCGTGGAGGAGTCGCCTCAGCGGATCTTCCCCGTCGAGGAGTACGAGAAGGCCGGCTGCCGGGTCGCGAAGGCGGGCTCGTGGGTGTCGGCGCCGGGTGCCGTCGTCGTCGTAGGGCTGAAGGAACTGCCCGACGAACCGGCGGAGTTGAGGCATCGGCATGTCTTCTTCGGGCACGCCTACAAGGGGCAGCCCGGTGCCGGCGCGCTGCTGCGGCGGTTCGCGGCCGGGGGCGGGGCGCTGTACGACGTCGAGTATCTGGTGGACGAGGACGGGCGGCGGCTCGCCGCCTTCGGGTTCTGGGCCGGGTACCTCGGGGCCGCGTTGGCGGTGCTTCAGCACCGGGGGCGGCTCGACGCGCCGCTCGTGCCGACGGTCAAGGAGGAGCTGGACGCGCTGCTGCGGGGGGACGGGGACTTCACCGCGCTGGTGATCGGCGCCCTCGGCCGGAGCGGCCGGGGTGCCTGCGAGGCCTTCCGGGTGGCCGGGGTCGAGCCGACGCGCTGGGACCTCGCCGAGACGCGTGAGTTGGACCGCCCCGCCCTGCTCGCTCACGACGTCATGGTCAACGCCGTGCTCGCCACCACCCCCATCCCGCCCTTCCTCCGGGACGAGGACCTCGACAACCCGGACCGCAAGCTCCGCACCCTCTGCGATGTCACCTGCGACGTCGGCTCGCCACTGAACGTCCTGCCGATCTACGACCGCACGACCGACTGGACGGACCCGGCCCGCCGGCTGAGTGAGCAGCCGCCCCTGGATCTCATCGCCATCGACAACCTGCCGTCCCTGCTGCCCAGGGAGTCGAGCACCGACTTCTCGGCGGCCCTGCTGCCGCAGTTGCTCGGCTTCGGGAGCGGCGGGGCCTGGACGCGCTGTCTGGCCCGGTTCGAGCAGGCCCGCGCCGAAGTCGGTATCGAAGAAGGGGAGTTCCGCCGTGACTGA
- a CDS encoding TetR/AcrR family transcriptional regulator produces MSESEAGLRERLVDVGVELVAAEGVQALTLREIARRAGVSHGAPRRYFPTHLELLSAIARRGFIELADRATRAVDDIGGGPRVRLAALARAYLRFAVERPGMYELMFRHDLLESGRLGLRDHSLPLFGRLVELVGRVRADVDARLAGGALWANLHGMGQLWGWGSLQLAVGTQDFDHMVDAVLAAHLGPDEA; encoded by the coding sequence ATGTCGGAATCCGAGGCAGGACTACGAGAACGACTGGTCGACGTGGGTGTGGAACTGGTCGCCGCCGAGGGCGTCCAGGCGCTCACCCTGCGGGAGATCGCCCGCCGGGCGGGTGTCTCGCACGGGGCGCCGCGTCGCTACTTCCCCACGCATCTGGAGCTGCTGTCGGCCATCGCGCGCCGCGGCTTCATCGAGCTGGCGGACCGGGCGACGCGGGCCGTCGACGACATCGGCGGCGGTCCGCGGGTCCGGCTGGCCGCGCTGGCCCGCGCCTATCTGCGGTTCGCGGTGGAGCGCCCCGGCATGTACGAGTTGATGTTCCGTCACGATCTGCTGGAGAGCGGCCGCTTGGGCCTGCGCGATCACAGTCTGCCGCTGTTCGGGCGGCTGGTGGAGCTGGTGGGCCGGGTCCGCGCCGACGTCGACGCCCGGCTCGCCGGGGGCGCGCTGTGGGCGAATCTGCACGGCATGGGCCAGCTGTGGGGCTGGGGCAGCCTGCAACTCGCCGTCGGCACCCAGGACTTCGACCACATGGTGGATGCCGTGCTGGCCGCCCACCTCGGGCCGGACGAAGCATGA